A genomic window from Labrus bergylta chromosome 7, fLabBer1.1, whole genome shotgun sequence includes:
- the LOC109985964 gene encoding rhombotin-1 — MVLDKEESVSLVPLQSREKPRACAGCNGKIRDRFMLQALDRFWHEDCLKCACCDCRLGRLGSTLYTRANLILCRRDYLRLFGVTGNCAACSKLIPAFEMVMRARDNVYHLDCFACQLCRQRFCVGDKFFLKNNMILCQLDYEGGHLNGSAERQAQ, encoded by the exons ATGGTGCTGGACAAGGAGGAGA GTGTGTCTCTCGTCCCCCTCCAGTCCAGAGAGAAGCCGAGAGCCTGCGCCGGCTGCAACGGGAAGATCCGGGACCGCTTCATGCTGCAGGCATTGGACAGGTTCTGGCATGAGGACTGTCTGAAGTGTGCCTGCTGTGACTGCCGCCTGGGCCGCCTGGGCTCCACCCTCTACACCCGGGCCAACCTCATCCTCTGCCGCAGGGACTACCTGAG gctcTTTGGGGTGACAGGGAACTGTGCAGCCTGCAGTAAGCTGATCCCTGCCTTTGAGATGGTGATGAGAGCCAGAGACAACGTCTACCATTTAGACTGCTTTGCCTGTCAGCTCTGCCGCCAGAG ATTTTGCGTGGGAGACAAGTTTTTCCTGAAGAACAACATGATCCTGTGCCAGCTGGACTATGAAGGAGGCCATCTTAATGGCAGTGCAGAGAGGCAGGCTCAATAA